In the Nitrospirota bacterium genome, one interval contains:
- a CDS encoding TM0996/MTH895 family glutaredoxin-like protein gives MEIKVLGPGCPNCLMLEEIVKKAVKELGIEAKIEKVKDMFEIMKYTMSTPGLVINGKLKHKGKPLPDLEKVKSLIKEEA, from the coding sequence ATGGAAATAAAGGTTCTGGGGCCGGGTTGCCCGAATTGTTTAATGCTTGAAGAAATTGTAAAAAAAGCGGTTAAAGAACTCGGGATCGAAGCAAAAATTGAGAAGGTTAAAGACATGTTTGAAATCATGAAATATACTATGTCAACGCCGGGTCTGGTTATCAATGGAAAACTCAAACATAAAGGGAAACCACTTCCTGATCTCGAGAAGGTTAAATCACTAATAAAAGAAGAAGCATGA